The Sulfurospirillum deleyianum DSM 6946 nucleotide sequence GAAACATACCGACTAAAAAAAGAAGCATAAAGCTTACATGTAAAGCAGAAAACTCTGTTTTTTCCAATCCAAAAAGCTCCCAATGCGTTGCGTTGGCAACTCTTCCTTTGGGTGCTAAAAAAAGGACAATGCCCGTATAGCTCATGATAAAAAAAGAGAATAAAAGTGAGAGTGAAATAAAACGACGTAAACTGTTCATAAGAAGCCTCCTAAAAGCTCTTTTGACATTATGGCACTTTAGGATTAAAAAAGTATTAACGCTCACTTAAGTCCCTATGCGGTAGAATAAAGCATTATTTAATGTAAAGGAAATATGATTATGAGAGGCTATAAAGTCTTTGCAGGAACGGCAAATCCAGAGTTTGCAAAAAGAGTGGCTAAACATCTTTCTTTGCCTCTTTCGGCAGCTGAAATTAAGCGTTTTAGCGATGGTGAAATCAGTGTTCAAGTGAGTGAGAGTGTACGTGGAAAAGATGTGTTTATTATTCAGTCAACGTGTGCACCTGCTAATATTAACTTGATGGAGTTGTTAATTTTAACAGATGCTCTCAGACGAAGTTCAGCCAATAGCATTACCGCTGTTGTTCCTTACTTTGGATACGCAAGACAAGATAGAAAAGCTGCTCCTAGGGTTCCTATTACGGCAAAATTGGTTGCCAATATGATGCAAACAGCGGGGATTGACCGTGTGGTAACGATTGATTTGCATGCGGGACAAATTCAAGGCTTTTTTGATATTCCTGTGGATAATTTGTATGGTTCTATCGTTTTTAATGACTACGTTAAAGCGAAAAATCTTAAAAATCCTATTATTGCAAGTCCTGATATTGGCGGCGTTGCAAGGGCTAGAAGTTTCGCAAAACTTTTAGGCGTGGATATGGTCATTGTCGATAAGCGTCGTGAAAAGGCTAATGAATCTGAAGTGATGAATATCATTGGTGATGTGAGTGGCAAAGATGTTATTTTAGTGGATGATATGATTGATACGGCTGGAACCATTGTGAAAGCGGCTGAAGTGTTAAAGAAAAAAGGGGCAACCAGTGTTATGGCGTGTTGTACCCATGCGGTTTTAAGTGGTCCTGCGTATGAGCGTTTGGCAAAAGGTGAATTGGACGAATTGGTTGTCACTGACACTATTCCGTTAAAAGAAGCGAATGAGAGAATTAAAGTCCTTAGTGTTGCCCCTGTTTTTGCTGAAGTGATTCGTCGTGTCTATCACAATGAAAGCGTCAATGGACTCTTTATCTAATGCAGAAACATATTCGAAATTTCTCAATTATTGCGCATATTGACCATGGTAAGAGCACGTTAGCAGATCGTCTCATTCAAGAGTGTGGTGCGGTGAGTGCGCGTGAAATGACCGCACAGATGATGGATACCATGGACATCGAAAAAGAGCGTGGCATTACCATCAAAGCGCAAAGTGTTCGTTTGACGTACGTTAAAGATGGACAGCCGTATATTCTTAATCTCATCGACACCCCAGGTCACGTCGATTTTTCCTATGAAGTGAGTCGTTCTTTAGCCTCCAGCGATGGTGCACTTTTGGTCGTTGATGCCTCTCAAGGTGTGGAAGCACAAACGATTGCCAATGTCTATATTGCCCTTGAAAATAACCTAGAAATTATCCCCGTGCTCAATAAAATCGACCTTCCTGCTGCTGATCCTGATCGAGTGAAAGATGAGATTGAGCATACGATTGGGCTTGATTGTTCTGAAGCACTCAGTGTCAGTGCTAAAAGTGGTATTGGGATTAGAGAACTTCTTGATACATTGGTCGATAAAATCCCAGCTCCCACGGGCGATGAGAATGCTCCAACCAAAGCGCTGATTTATGATAGTTGGTTTGACAACTATTTGGGTGCACTCGCCCTTGTACGTGTGTATGATGGCTCCATTAAAAAAGGGCAAGAAGTCTATGTTATGGGTACAGGTAAAAAACACGAAGTCTTAAACTTGATGTATCCGCACCCTTTAGCGATGCAAAAAACAATGGAAATTAGAACAGGTGAAGTGGGCATTGTGGTTTTGGGTCTTAAAAACGTAGGGGATGTTCGTGTTGGTGATACCATTACGGATAATCACAACAAAACCGCTGAAGCAGTTGGAGGCTTTAAAGAAGTCAAACAGTTTGTTTTTGCGGGACTTTACCCCATTGAAACCGATAAATTTGAAGAACTTAGAGATGCATTAGACAAGCTTAAACTCAATGACTCAAGCATTTCGTATGAGCCTGAAACATCTGCCGCACTTGGCTTTGGTTTTCGGGTTGGCTTTTTGGGACTTTTGCATATGGAAGTCATTAAAGAGCGATTGGAGCGAGAGTTTGATCTTGATTTGATTGCCACTGCGCCAACGGTTACCTATAAAGTTAAAACAACAAAAGGGGAAGTGCTTGATATTCAAAATCCAAGCCAACTTCCACCCGTCAATGAATTTGAAGAGATTTCTGAGCCGTATGTGAAAGCAACAGTTTTAACACCGACGGAGTTTTTAGGGAATATCATCATTTTGATGAACAACAAACGGGGTATTCAAAAAAAGATGGATTATTTAAGCCCTGAGCGTGTACTTTTAGAATACGAAATTCCCCTCAATGAAATCGTGATGGACTTTTACGACAAACTCAAATCCGTCTCCAAAGGCTATGCTAGCTTTGATTATGAACCGATTGGGTATCAAGTCGGTGATTTGGTGAAGCTTGATTTACTCGTTGCTGGTGAGCCTGTGGATGCACTTTCTATCATCGTACCACGTGTGAGTGCACAAAGCAGAGGTCGTGATTTTGTTAAAGCGATGAAAGAGATCGTTCCACGACAACTGTTTGAAGTGGCGATTCAAGCCAGCATTGGTACCAAAGTCATTGCACGAGAAACCGTTAAATCTATGGGTAAAAATGTGACTGCTAAATGTTACGGTGGTGACATTACCAGAAAGCGTAAACTCTTAGAAAAACAAAAAGAGGGAAAGAAGCGAATGAAATCCATTGGAAAAGTTCAGCTCCCTCAAGAAGCCTTTTTAACCATTCTTAAAATTGACTAATCATGCGTTGCCATCTGTGTTTAAAGCTCAGTTGGCAACCGCTTTGTAAAACCTGTCTCTCAACTTTTTTAACGCCAACACCTGCTTTTAGAATCCTCAAAGATGGGCTTCGGGTTTACTCTTTTTATCGTTACAGCGATATTGCTCCCTTACTACATACCAAGCATACCTTTGTGGGTGCAAAGATTTTTGCTCAATTAGGACGTCATACTTTTTATGAATTTCTCAAAACCTTTGAATTGCCCAAAGGCATATATGCGCTCCCCATTGATGATCATATAAGACACGGTTATTCACATAGCGCCATTTTAGCCAAGGCAACCAAGCCCTATCTCACACCCCTGTATGGAAGTTTAAGAGCGCAAAATCATAAGAGCTATTCGGGAAAAAGCCGAGCGTTTCGAGAGGCAAATAAACGGGATTTTAGGATTACATGTAAAGAGGGAATGGATGTCATTTTGATTGATGACATCATTACCACAGGCTCCACCTTAAAAGAGGCGCATAAGGCACTGCAAGAGCTGGGTGTGCATGTGCTATTTGCCCTTGTATTAGCCGATGCGAAAGAGGGATAAAGGCTTTACATGTAAAAAAGTAGCCTCGTCCCCTTTATTGTCTCTTTATTTTCTTTATTTTTTTCAAAATCGTTTAATTTTACTTCACTATCTGACTCATTGCTTTAAAAACAGGGTCTTTAGCGCTATCACACAACTCAAACAACACGGACTCATACGTCATGGGAATGACACCTGCTTGTACCATACGATGAAGGGCGATTTCGTGGTCAGCCCGTTTGCGTGAACCCGAACAGTCCACGACCAAAAAAGGTTGTATGCCCATCTGCACCAAATCCAAACACGTCTGCATCACACATACATGCGTCTCTATGCCAAAGACGATGGCACTTTTTTTCTTACATGTAAGCAATGCTTCATGCAAAGAAGCGTTTTGGCAACAACTAAACGTTACTTTCTCAAACACTTCCTTGTGTGGTAGTTGCTCCCTAAGGCTTGAAATCGTATGACCTAAACCTTGAGGATACTGTTCATTGAGAAATAACGGCATATCAAAAAGTGTTACACCTTGTAATAATTTATTCATATTGGCTTCTAATTCTTCATGATTATCCATGTGTACCATCAAACGCTCTTGAATATCAACCACTAAAACCATCGTTTCGCCTCGAACCAAACGCATCGAAACTCCTTTTTGAATAAATGAATAAATGGAAACTGTCCCCTTTATCCTTTATTTAAAAGGCTTTACATGTAAAGCCTTTTAAATATCCTCGCAGAGTGTTTCTTCTACATTCTTAGCCATCAAGTACCAGCCAATCAACGCACCTAAAACATAAACAGCCATGACGTACAATCCTGCAGCGTATTTGTTAAAGAAATTCGCCAAAATAGGAATGAGAAATGAGGTTAAAGCCCCTGTAATCGCATAAGAGATATTAAACGAAAATGCGACACCGCTGTAACGTACTTTCGCAGGGAAGGCTCTCACCATATAGTAAGGAAATGCACCCACAATACCAATGCTAAAACCGACAATAGGATAAGCAAGGTATAAAAATGTGACACCAAAAGAGAGGGTGAAGAAGAAGAGAATAGTGGCTAAAATAACGAAAACACAGCCCCATAAAATCACTTTGCCAATGGAAAATTTATCGGCTAGATAGCCATAAAAAACACAGCCCAATGCTAAAGCCGCTGTGGCTAAAAGACGTGAAAAAGAAACATCCATTTCTTCAAAGTGAAACTGTCCTTGCAGATAAACGTGTGCAGTCACGATAATCACCATGATCCCAGCAGAGAGTACCCATGTGAGTAAGATAGAAAGGATGGTTTGTGGGAGATGATGCGATAGGACATTCCACACAGGAAGCTTTTTAGACTCCTCTTGTTTAGTACGCTTTTGCATCTCAAGAAAAATAGGTGTCTCTTTAAGCCAACGTCTTAAATACATCGCAATAAAGCCGAAGATACCACCCATAATAAAAGGAATTCTCCACGCCCAATCGTGCATCTCCTGAGCATTAAAATTGCTTTGCATCATGATAGAAACCAATGAACCCAATAAAATCCCCAGTGTCAATCCTGAAGTCAGCGTTCCACACGCAAGTCCTACTTTATCTTTAGGAACATGTTCTGCGACAAATGTCCACGCTCCTGGAATTTCACCACCCACAGCTAAGCCTTGAGAAATACGTAAAATCAACAGTAAAACAGGCGCAATGTAACCCAGTTCAGCATAGGTTGGTAAACAACCAATGAGCAAGGTAGGCACTGCCATGAGAAGAATACTAAAGGTAAACATACGTTTTCTGCCAAACAAATCGCCAAAGTGCGCCATCACAACACCACCAAAAGGACGTGCTAAATAACCAGCGGCAAAGATACCAAAGGTTTGAAGTTGGCTAAGCCAAATAGGCATATCAGTAGGAAAAAAAAGTGAGCCAATCACTTTTGAGAAAAAGACAAAAATAATAAAATCATAAAATTCCAGTGCTCCACCAAAAGCAGAAAGGGAGAGCGTTTTATAATCTTGTGTATTTAAGAACCTCTTTGAAGCCTGTGTGTGCTGTTTCATGGTCAAAATCCCTTTTTCAATAAAAGAGAAAAGTATAACAAAATCTTCTGTATTACATATAAGAAAATGGTTAAAAATTAAAAAAGAGAGTTAATTTTTCTTTTGTTTCGCTTGTTAAAGATTTATGGAATAAAGTTTTTCACGGATAAAAATTATCCGAATCTACTTAAGGAAAGGTGGCTTTTATGGTGTACAGTAAACCCGTCTATCAATCACAGTATGAGAATTTTATTGGGGGTGAGTGGATTGCTCCTATCAATGGTGAGTATTTTGACAATCTTTCTCCTGTCGATGGAGAACTTTTAACGAAGATTCCTCGCTCAAGTACGGCCGATGTTGATGCTGCCGTGGCAGCCGCAAAGAAGGCATTTGAGAGCTATAAACATTTTTCAGTCATTCAAAGAAGTGACATGCTCAATAAGATTGCCGATAAAATAGAGGCAAATTTAGAGTTTTTAGCGATTTCTGAAACCTTAGATAATGGAAAGGCTGTTCGTGAAACTTTAGCAGCAGATTTGCCTTTGGTGGTCGATCATTTTCGCTACTTTGCCTCAGTGATTCGTAGTGAAGCAGGAAGCGTGGCAGATTTGGATGAAAATACCATCTCACAAGAGGTTTATGAGCCACTGGGTGTTGTTGCGCAAATTATTCCGTGGAATTTTCCACTTTTAATGGCGGCATGGAAGATTGCTCCAGCTTTGGCTGCTGGAAACTGCGTGGTGATTAAACCTGCGAGTGCGACACCTTTATCTATTTTACTTTTGATGGAGACGATTCAAGAGGTCTTGCCCAAAGGGGTGATCAATGTCATCAACGGTGCAGGTGGAAAAATCGGTAAACATCTCTCCACCCACCCTGACATTAAAAAAGTAGGCTTTACAGGAGAGACAACCACGGGTCAGCTGATTATGCAGTATGCTACTGAAAATATCATTCCTTCAACCCTTGAGTTAGGAGGTAAATCACCCAATATTTTCTTTCCCTCTGTGATGGCACACGATGATGACTTTTTGGATAAAGCGATTGAAGGACTTGTTTTATTTGCGTTTAACAGCGGCGAAGTGTGCACATGCCCATCACGTGCACTGATACATGAGTCTATTTATGAGCCTTTTATGAAACGGGTTTTGGAGAGAGTTAAAGCGATTAGTCAAGAGAATCCTTTGGATGCAACCACAAGAATGGGGGCACAAGCCTCACTTAATCAAAAAGAGAAAATTTTGGAGTACATTCGCATTGGAAAAGAAGAGGGGGCGCAGTGTTTAATCGGTGGTGAAGCCTATGAAAACAAAACTTATCCCAAAGGAAATTACATTCAGCCCACCATCTTTAAAGGGCACAATAAAATGCGCATTTTCCAAGAAGAGATTTTTGGACCAGTGCTTTGTGTTACCACATTTAAAGATGAGGCAGAAGCTCTCTCTATTGCCAATGACACCATTTATGGTTTAGGCTCAGGCGTTTGGTCTAGGGATATGCATGAAATCCACCGTATGTCACGTGGCATTGAAGCGGGTCGTGTGTGGGTGAATTGCTATCATCTCTATCCTTCTCATGCCTCGTTTGGAGGGTATAAAAAATCAGGTATTGGGCGAGAAACCCATATGATGATGCTCAATGCGTATCGTCACACTAAAAATATCTTAACCTCTTTTACCCAAAAACCTTTAGGATTTTTTTAATACCAACGGCACGGGCTTTCCCGTGCTTTTTTTCATAAGGAGTCTTTATGGCATTGCAAAGAGTGGTGGCGACACCTGAAGCGCTAAAAGTGATTGAACGACTCAAAAAAGAGTATGGCGAACTGGTTTTTAACCAAAGTGGTGGCTGTTGCGATGGTACGGCTCCGATGTGTTATGAAAAAAAAGATTTTCATGTTCCTTCTCGCAATGTAAAGCTTGGAGAAGTGGGCGGATGTGAATTTTTTATAGATCCTGATCAATTTGAATATTTTCGGTATTGTCAAATTATTTTAGATGTTAAAGAGGAGAAGAGTGCGTTTGGTAACTCTTTTTCATTGGAAATTGATGAGGGGTATCAGTTTATTACGCTTTCTCGTCTCTTAGAATCAGAGTAAACATTGTTACATGTAAAAATATCATTATGAAATAGACTCAATTAAAAATGGTAAATATTTTAGGGGATTAAAAAAGAGTGGCTCCGAATGCTGGATTCGAACCAGCGACCAAGTGATTAACAGTCACCTACTCTACCGCTGAGCTAATTCGGAACACTTAATCTGTTAAGAGGTCGAAATTATAGTAAAAAAATATTTGATTGTCAAGAGATAAATCAAAAAATATAAAAAAAAGTGCGATTGCTTATTTTTACATCATTTCATTCAAGGAAAAGTCAGTCAAAACATAGTACGATTATAACCTACACTAATAAGGAGTTATTATGAAAAGGAAACTTGCTCTATTAACACTTGCGGGGGCACTCAGTGTTCCGATGGTGGCTGCTGAATTTATTACCATTGGTACAGGAAGTGTCACAGGTACGTATTATCCAACGGGTGGTGCGATTTGTCAAATGGTCAATAAAAACAAAAAAGAGACCAACATTCGTTGTTCTGTGGAATCCACAGGTGGTTCTGTTTACAATGTCAATACCATCAAAGCGGGTGAGCTTGATTTTGGTATTTCGCAAAGTGATACAGCGTATCAGGCTTTTAAAGGCGAGGGTAAGTTTCAAGGTGCTGCGGCAGTTCCTGAGCTTCGAAGTGCCATAGCAATCTATCCAGAATTGCTTGCGCTTGTTGTGAGTCAAAAATCAGGGATTAAGAGTATCACTGATTTAAAAGGTAAAAAGATTAATTTAGACTCCCCCGGTTCGGGCACGCATATGACAGCAGATTTGGTATTTGAAGCGTTTGGTATTAAAGCATCTGATCTTGCATTGGCAAATGAGTTAAAAGTAAGCGAAGGTCCTACAATGCTTCAAGACAATCATATTGATGGTTATTTCTTTGTTGCAGGACATCCAACAGCGAACATCAAAGATGCGGCAAACTCTGTCGATATCAGCATTGTACCTATCGATGGTCCACAAATTGACGTATTGTTGAAAAAATATCCTTATTACGCCAAAGGAATCATCTCAGGTTCTTACTATAAAGGTGTTCCGAATGATGTTCCAAGTATTGGTGTGAAAGCGGTTCTTGTCACAAGTACTAAAGTTAAAGATGAAGTGGTGTATCAAGTGGTGAAAACCATTTTAGACAATTTTGAAAAATTCAAAGAACTCCATCCTTCGTATAAAACAATCACCAAAGAGAGTTTGTTAGAAGGGTTAAGTATTCCTCAGCATCCAGGTGCGATTAGAGCATTTAAAGAGGCTGGAATTTTAAAATAATTTTTTACATGTAAGGCTTTGAATTCAAGGCCTTACAGAGTCATATTAAAGGGTTAATGCGTGAAAACACTTGAAGAACGACTGGATGATGCGAAACTCATCAGTGAATTTGAAGGGCACAGAGATTTTGAAAGCACAACATGGCAATATTGGTTTGTCGCTGCGATTGCTTTTTGCTGGTCTTTATATCAACTTTATATCGTCATCGATCCAGGAAACAGTGCTCATGTAAGAGCAATTCACTTGGCTTTTGGTATTGCGTTAGCTTTTTCAATGCATGCGATGAGCAAAAGTATTAAACTTCAATCGGTTATTACATGGTACGATTTTGTCATTATGTTGGTAGGTATTGCTGCTGTTTTATACCAATGGTATGCCTATAGAGATCTGGCAATGCGTTCGGGTGCGTGGACACAGACAGATATTATCGTGGGAATTGTCACTATTTTAGTCGTACTTGAAGCATCCAGAAGAGTTATGGGGCTTCCATTGATGCTAGCGGCGGTTGTTTTTTTACTGTATGATTATTTTGGTCCTTATCTACCCGATATGATTGCACACAAAGGTGCAAGTATCAATAAAATGATGGGACAAATGGTGTTAACCACCGAGGGTATTTTTGGTGTACCATTGGGTGTGAGTGCAAGTTTTGTCTTTTTATTTGTTTTGTTTGGTTCTTTACTGGATAAAGCAGGGGCAGGTGAATATTTTATTAAAGTTTCTTATACGATTTTGGGTAAATACGATGGAGGTCCTGCTAAAGCAGCGGTTGCGGCTTCGGGTATGTTTGGTATGATTTCAGGCTCTTCTATTGCCAATACGGTAACGGTAGGAACATTTACAATTCCTCTGATGAAGCGTCTTGGGTTTAGTTCACACAAAGCAGCAGCGGTTGAGACGGCAGCTTCGGTTAATGGTCAGTTGATGCCTCCTATTATGGGTGCTGCGGCATTTATTATGGCAGAGTTTTTAGGATTAGATTATACGGATATCGTTTTTGCGGCGTTTATCCCTGCTTTTACCTGTTATGCGGCACTTTTTTATATTGTGCATATTGAAGCCAAAAAACATGGCTTAAAAGGAGAAGATTCTAGTACCTTGGGTCGTACATGGCCTATTTTTATTCGAGGTATTCACTATCTGATTCCTATCTTTTTCTTGGTCTATACACTTATTGTTTTACGACAATCAGCACAAAGTGCGGCGTTTAGTGCCATTATGTTTTTGATGATTATTATGGTCGTTCAAAAACCATTTAAAGCTTACTTAAATAAAGAAAAAATAACCCTTCCTCTTGTGATGGAAGGTTTTGCTGATATTGGAAATGGTATGGTTGCGGGTGGTAAAAATATGGTCTCTATCGCCGTTGCAACGGCAGTTGCAGGTATCATCGTAGGGTCTGTAACACTCACAGGAATTGGTTTGGTTCTTGCTGAGGTGATTGATAATCTCTCTGGAGGTTACATCTTAGGGGTTCTTTTCTTAACAGCATTTGTTTCATTGGTTCTGGGTATGGGGCTTCCAACAACTGCCAATTATATTGTTATGGCAGCCTTAACCGCACCAATTATCATGGAATTAGCAGGCAATAGTGGTTATTTGATTCCTACGATTGCGGCGCATATGTTTGTTTTTTATTTTGGTATTTTAGCCGATGACACGCCACCTGTGGGAATGGCGGCTTATGCTTCTGCGGCGATTGCAAAGAGTGATCCTATTATTACGGGTATTCAGTCGTTTATTTACGATATTCGAACAGCTATCTTGCCGTTTATGTTCTTCTTTAACAATGAGCTTTTACTCATTGGTGGCGTTGATCCAGAAGATCCTAATGATGCTTCAAAATGGCAGTGGATTACCAATCCTTTCGAAATTGCTCTTATTTTTGGTGGTGCAATTTTGGGTATGTTTGCTTTCACTTCGGCGACACAGGGATTTATT carries:
- a CDS encoding ribose-phosphate pyrophosphokinase; this translates as MRGYKVFAGTANPEFAKRVAKHLSLPLSAAEIKRFSDGEISVQVSESVRGKDVFIIQSTCAPANINLMELLILTDALRRSSANSITAVVPYFGYARQDRKAAPRVPITAKLVANMMQTAGIDRVVTIDLHAGQIQGFFDIPVDNLYGSIVFNDYVKAKNLKNPIIASPDIGGVARARSFAKLLGVDMVIVDKRREKANESEVMNIIGDVSGKDVILVDDMIDTAGTIVKAAEVLKKKGATSVMACCTHAVLSGPAYERLAKGELDELVVTDTIPLKEANERIKVLSVAPVFAEVIRRVYHNESVNGLFI
- the lepA gene encoding translation elongation factor 4 — protein: MQKHIRNFSIIAHIDHGKSTLADRLIQECGAVSAREMTAQMMDTMDIEKERGITIKAQSVRLTYVKDGQPYILNLIDTPGHVDFSYEVSRSLASSDGALLVVDASQGVEAQTIANVYIALENNLEIIPVLNKIDLPAADPDRVKDEIEHTIGLDCSEALSVSAKSGIGIRELLDTLVDKIPAPTGDENAPTKALIYDSWFDNYLGALALVRVYDGSIKKGQEVYVMGTGKKHEVLNLMYPHPLAMQKTMEIRTGEVGIVVLGLKNVGDVRVGDTITDNHNKTAEAVGGFKEVKQFVFAGLYPIETDKFEELRDALDKLKLNDSSISYEPETSAALGFGFRVGFLGLLHMEVIKERLEREFDLDLIATAPTVTYKVKTTKGEVLDIQNPSQLPPVNEFEEISEPYVKATVLTPTEFLGNIIILMNNKRGIQKKMDYLSPERVLLEYEIPLNEIVMDFYDKLKSVSKGYASFDYEPIGYQVGDLVKLDLLVAGEPVDALSIIVPRVSAQSRGRDFVKAMKEIVPRQLFEVAIQASIGTKVIARETVKSMGKNVTAKCYGGDITRKRKLLEKQKEGKKRMKSIGKVQLPQEAFLTILKID
- a CDS encoding ComF family protein — translated: MRCHLCLKLSWQPLCKTCLSTFLTPTPAFRILKDGLRVYSFYRYSDIAPLLHTKHTFVGAKIFAQLGRHTFYEFLKTFELPKGIYALPIDDHIRHGYSHSAILAKATKPYLTPLYGSLRAQNHKSYSGKSRAFREANKRDFRITCKEGMDVILIDDIITTGSTLKEAHKALQELGVHVLFALVLADAKEG
- a CDS encoding hydrolase, whose translation is MRLVRGETMVLVVDIQERLMVHMDNHEELEANMNKLLQGVTLFDMPLFLNEQYPQGLGHTISSLREQLPHKEVFEKVTFSCCQNASLHEALLTCKKKSAIVFGIETHVCVMQTCLDLVQMGIQPFLVVDCSGSRKRADHEIALHRMVQAGVIPMTYESVLFELCDSAKDPVFKAMSQIVK
- a CDS encoding MFS transporter, producing the protein MKQHTQASKRFLNTQDYKTLSLSAFGGALEFYDFIIFVFFSKVIGSLFFPTDMPIWLSQLQTFGIFAAGYLARPFGGVVMAHFGDLFGRKRMFTFSILLMAVPTLLIGCLPTYAELGYIAPVLLLILRISQGLAVGGEIPGAWTFVAEHVPKDKVGLACGTLTSGLTLGILLGSLVSIMMQSNFNAQEMHDWAWRIPFIMGGIFGFIAMYLRRWLKETPIFLEMQKRTKQEESKKLPVWNVLSHHLPQTILSILLTWVLSAGIMVIIVTAHVYLQGQFHFEEMDVSFSRLLATAALALGCVFYGYLADKFSIGKVILWGCVFVILATILFFFTLSFGVTFLYLAYPIVGFSIGIVGAFPYYMVRAFPAKVRYSGVAFSFNISYAITGALTSFLIPILANFFNKYAAGLYVMAVYVLGALIGWYLMAKNVEETLCEDI
- a CDS encoding aldehyde dehydrogenase family protein, with product MVYSKPVYQSQYENFIGGEWIAPINGEYFDNLSPVDGELLTKIPRSSTADVDAAVAAAKKAFESYKHFSVIQRSDMLNKIADKIEANLEFLAISETLDNGKAVRETLAADLPLVVDHFRYFASVIRSEAGSVADLDENTISQEVYEPLGVVAQIIPWNFPLLMAAWKIAPALAAGNCVVIKPASATPLSILLLMETIQEVLPKGVINVINGAGGKIGKHLSTHPDIKKVGFTGETTTGQLIMQYATENIIPSTLELGGKSPNIFFPSVMAHDDDFLDKAIEGLVLFAFNSGEVCTCPSRALIHESIYEPFMKRVLERVKAISQENPLDATTRMGAQASLNQKEKILEYIRIGKEEGAQCLIGGEAYENKTYPKGNYIQPTIFKGHNKMRIFQEEIFGPVLCVTTFKDEAEALSIANDTIYGLGSGVWSRDMHEIHRMSRGIEAGRVWVNCYHLYPSHASFGGYKKSGIGRETHMMMLNAYRHTKNILTSFTQKPLGFF
- a CDS encoding DUF779 domain-containing protein, with product MALQRVVATPEALKVIERLKKEYGELVFNQSGGCCDGTAPMCYEKKDFHVPSRNVKLGEVGGCEFFIDPDQFEYFRYCQIILDVKEEKSAFGNSFSLEIDEGYQFITLSRLLESE
- a CDS encoding TAXI family TRAP transporter solute-binding subunit is translated as MKRKLALLTLAGALSVPMVAAEFITIGTGSVTGTYYPTGGAICQMVNKNKKETNIRCSVESTGGSVYNVNTIKAGELDFGISQSDTAYQAFKGEGKFQGAAAVPELRSAIAIYPELLALVVSQKSGIKSITDLKGKKINLDSPGSGTHMTADLVFEAFGIKASDLALANELKVSEGPTMLQDNHIDGYFFVAGHPTANIKDAANSVDISIVPIDGPQIDVLLKKYPYYAKGIISGSYYKGVPNDVPSIGVKAVLVTSTKVKDEVVYQVVKTILDNFEKFKELHPSYKTITKESLLEGLSIPQHPGAIRAFKEAGILK
- a CDS encoding TRAP transporter permease; this encodes MKTLEERLDDAKLISEFEGHRDFESTTWQYWFVAAIAFCWSLYQLYIVIDPGNSAHVRAIHLAFGIALAFSMHAMSKSIKLQSVITWYDFVIMLVGIAAVLYQWYAYRDLAMRSGAWTQTDIIVGIVTILVVLEASRRVMGLPLMLAAVVFLLYDYFGPYLPDMIAHKGASINKMMGQMVLTTEGIFGVPLGVSASFVFLFVLFGSLLDKAGAGEYFIKVSYTILGKYDGGPAKAAVAASGMFGMISGSSIANTVTVGTFTIPLMKRLGFSSHKAAAVETAASVNGQLMPPIMGAAAFIMAEFLGLDYTDIVFAAFIPAFTCYAALFYIVHIEAKKHGLKGEDSSTLGRTWPIFIRGIHYLIPIFFLVYTLIVLRQSAQSAAFSAIMFLMIIMVVQKPFKAYLNKEKITLPLVMEGFADIGNGMVAGGKNMVSIAVATAVAGIIVGSVTLTGIGLVLAEVIDNLSGGYILGVLFLTAFVSLVLGMGLPTTANYIVMAALTAPIIMELAGNSGYLIPTIAAHMFVFYFGILADDTPPVGMAAYASAAIAKSDPIITGIQSFIYDIRTAILPFMFFFNNELLLIGGVDPEDPNDASKWQWITNPFEIALIFGGAILGMFAFTSATQGFILRKVNMIERISLIVVIPFLMLPKLMAVKLGLPSHYISYLIGLGIYGFIYFNQRIQYKKAQALLV